A region of Streptomyces paludis DNA encodes the following proteins:
- a CDS encoding recombinase family protein: MWKQGPALAIVPAPRTERPVRIGYARTSTARQELASRLEALYWAECHKIFKEQISTRVKIRPELEKALALAHQFKEAAPETPVILTVHELKRLARNAAELMTLSAELQAGGIQLELLTGPLTGIYDPNGMGAMFFAVLAVAGQIERNYIREKPLEGQVIAASKGNCRGTT; this comes from the coding sequence ATGTGGAAGCAGGGCCCGGCGCTCGCGATTGTGCCCGCGCCCCGTACCGAGCGCCCGGTCCGAATCGGGTACGCGAGGACGTCGACCGCCCGTCAGGAGCTCGCGAGCCGGCTCGAAGCCCTCTACTGGGCGGAGTGCCACAAGATCTTCAAGGAGCAGATCAGCACCCGGGTGAAGATCCGGCCCGAGCTGGAGAAGGCGCTCGCCCTGGCCCACCAGTTCAAGGAGGCCGCCCCCGAGACGCCCGTCATCCTCACGGTGCACGAACTCAAGCGCCTCGCCAGAAACGCGGCCGAGCTGATGACGCTGTCCGCCGAGCTCCAAGCCGGCGGCATCCAGCTCGAACTCCTTACCGGCCCGCTCACTGGAATCTACGACCCCAACGGCATGGGCGCCATGTTCTTCGCCGTCCTGGCCGTCGCCGGGCAGATCGAGCGCAACTACATCCGGGAGAAGCCCCTCGAAGGCCAGGTCATCGCCGCGTCCAAGGGCAACTGTCGGGGTACGACCTAA